In Anopheles arabiensis isolate DONGOLA chromosome 2, AaraD3, whole genome shotgun sequence, the genomic window tggaatattcgtgcgtagtctggagcccaactaccgcttcttcaattgctcgaattgaggcgattcaacgtaagctcacgagatatgccctacgcctacttccctggcaggatcgcaataatcttcctccgtatgctgcgcggtgccgtcttctaggccttgaacctctttcggtcagaagacgcaatgcacagtgttctttcatcgctggattgctaaatggctctatcgactcatcgccattgttgcatcgagtcgatatctatgcaccatcccgaacacttaggtctagagaaactctacggctcgctcaaccccgttccagtgctggtcggtcagaccctatgttccgcatgtcggctgtcttcaacactgtctcggattgcttcgacttcgacatctcaactcagtgcttcaaggaacgtctccggcttttgccgtggccgcagtgaattgcgatgcaaatcttgtttttgctatgtttttttttttttattgaactgttacatcttaattaggccatacggcccgttgaagattaataaataataataataataataataataaatgaagtGAAGTACGTCATGTCGGTTGCAAAAGACATTCAGTAAATGTGCTTTAATGTGTATAAACGAGCGATGCATGTTGAGAATGAACAGAAGCGATATTGAACACATCGGTGTTTCTAACCGAAGACAGAGGAtttgtaaagaaaaatatatacCGACAAGTGTGCATACATTGTGTGGAGAACGGGCCTATTCACGCGGAAACAATGCTTACCACAGTTGTATGACCGTTTCCCGGGAATTTGAATTCTTGTTCGAGCACGATACCAGaggtgtgcgagtgtgtgttcatgtgtgtttgtgcgtgtatgACATCCACATATCACGCGAATTCTTAGAATTTTGCCCGGTGGTATTGCGTTCTTATTGTTAACATAACACAAAAGATCGTTTACGACTTTAAGTGTATGCGTACGTATTCTGGAGCAGGTGTGTCAAACACTTTTCATCAGTGTGTtacatttatgttttaaatttttaacccGCGAGCCGAAAAGAATAGttcttaaattaaaaaaaagagtcaGTGTActattgttaaaaaaagaaagataaatatcaataattataattattttcttaGACTAAGCAAATCCACTGTTTAATAAAATCTAAGAATTTTCTACCGAACAGGAGGTTTGACATACCTGATCTAGAAGACACACATGCTCAAACAGGAGTGTATGTCCGCcagaattgtgtgtgtgcgcaggTTTGTGCACTACGTCTAGAGAACCCGCGTTTTCACTCAGGATCAAAAtggcgttttcttttttttacaaagaaGCGAAATATTCCATAGGCTATGACTTCAAATGTATGCGTGGATTGCTTCGAAAGTCGGTGTTCACGCTAAAGTACGGTGCTTAGCATGAAGCGTGATCTTCCAGATATGTTTTACGGTTCGGTACGAATGtgaatttttttatcaattttagtCAAACTAATTCAAATTGTAGTTGGTAAATTGAGGCAGTTCTCTGGAATTATAGAACGTTGGTACATATATAAAATACGCCTCTGGGATGGCTATGTGTAAAGGAGAAAAATCTCTAGGAGGGCTACTCAGAAAATGAACACCTCTGGGAGGGCTGCaaatatataataataaaacaaaagaataagGTACGCCTCTGGGAAGGCTACTTGTAACAAGAGGACGCCTCCGGGAGGGCTACTCGAAAATGtacgcctctgggagggctacaaaaaaaaaataataataataacgaacGCCTCTGAGAGGGCCGAGTGTAAAAAAAGAggacgcctctgggagggctactCGATAAATGtacgcctctgggagggctgcaaaaaaaaataaaatgaagaaatcaAATATATATGTAATAATGatactaataaaaaaaaaacggtacgcctctgggagggctactTGTAACATGAGGACGCCTCCGGGAGGGCTACTCGAAAATGTATGCCTCTGGGAGGGctgcaaaaaatatatataacaCATTGAACGGACAAAATTttaatcttatttttttttaggaaGCCCAATAAAGGAAACAAGTTGCGGAAGGCGCTAAagttggagagaaaaagaaatatgCTACTAGTCGCTAAACTCGTAGCTATTGCACCATACTTAAACGCAATGAAATGGTTGAAAGATCTGTTTGGATCCCGGGAATATCGTCTAGTACAGCGTCAAAAGTTTAGATCCTTGACTCAAGGTGCAGATGAATCTGACTTAAAATACGTAAAGCGCGTGATAGCTTCAGCCAAGCTGTGCGATTTCGATGAAGAAAAGTTAACGGAGAGCGTGACTGAAGTTCTTCAACTACATGCACTAAACTCTAAAGTCCGGGAAGCGGGTCGTAAGGTTATGCGCAAGGGAGGTACTTTAACGGCACTTGTGGATAAGATCAGAGGTTACGAGTTGGACAAAACGAACGAAGAAATCTTCAAGAAGACGCATCAACCGGAAGCGGAAGCCATAGTAGCGGCGGTTACACGCGGACGGGTAGAAACTGATTCCTCCGCACGGCACCCTTCAGGTCTACGTGGAAAAAGTATCGAATACCAAGGACGACCAAATTGGAGAAATTTTAGAGATAACGGAAACAACTATGAACGGGTTAGTACAAGGGCGGTAAATAAGATTGTGCCTTGTTGGAGATGCACTAGCCGTTTACACGTGTCGTCTAAATGCCATTGTAgcagatttactgctaacagtaGTTCAAACACAACTTAAAAACACTTTAACAGAATTACAATTAAGAGTTGAACCAACTCAAAAAGCCACCTCAACATAATCGTTGCtaaacaaaaccatccaactaaaaacacattcaaattaACCAGCAATCAAATCAGGTGAGACAGAAAACCTACCATGCAATAAATGCttagcacacacaaaccgtaGGACAGGAAGCGCGAACCGACAACTTATAAAAACATAACGCGACGGTAACATGAAACGCGCCTCGCAACACAGAACGGCTGCAAAACGATTGCGCAACAATAACACCAagggacaaacaaacaaccggaCATTGACTTTATATTTTGATGAACAAACCTCAAAACAGGAAGGTTAGCATCCACATAATGAAAGTAGGACAATATTAGtcgtaaacataaaataagtgTAAAAAGACATTGTGTCATCACTGTTTAAGAATgcgttataaataaagcttatTCGAAACAGTGGGACAGTTCACTAGTTTCATACACGTAGATCACTCGTGTTTAGTGTTTCTCCCCATTAGCGGATGCCGCCGAAGGCTCTGCCCAATTGGTAACCACGTTTGGTTATCAGCTGTTCAGTCGGTTGACCGATCAGCAATACCCCTTCTACGGAAGAAGTGCAAGTTTGCACCTTAATCGGTTAATACTCCCGCAGCGTTTTAACGCCGCCTGGAAACCGATCCATCGCGCAAATAAAGTCCCGTAGTTCCACCCGTCCGTTGCATAAGTGTAACTTGACCATCTCTTCCTAACGAAGTGAACGAATGATACAATTCATTCGCAATTAAACCAACTACGGTACGTTCTCGCCTCGATACCTCGCCTCGTTCTGCACTCTTCCTCCACATTCCGCGCATCGGCTTACCGCACACGGTTCTGGTAAGCAAAGTGCGTGCCGAACCTACCACACCATGCTGTGGACAAGGTTTGTCGTAACTGCCATAAAACGGGCCATATCGAACGCGCTTGTCGAATAACGCCAATCCCTAACACACTTAAGCGTCGGATCAGTCGAGAAGACGAGAGATCGGCAAAACCTGGCAAAATTGCCACGTTGGCAAAAGAGGAGGACGGAAAAGATGACACAAATATCGTTGTCGAACAGATGGCAGTAACTATAAATGGTGGTCACGAACGATAATACCTAGTGGATACATCGTCGGTCGTATAGCAAATTCTACGTCGGTGGTTTTTCTGATCGATTCAGGAGCAGAGGTCAACACCGTTAACGAAAGTACCTTTGATAAGCTTTATAATGATGAAACTTCCAAGAAACATATATATTGTGTATCAGAAGGTACCGATAAACCGCTTCGCGCGTACGCCAGCCCGGGCAAGATAAACGTTGTAGGAACTTTCGTTACGGAGCTTTTTATTTCCGAGGAAAGGCCGtgttttttcgaaaaaatgtatGTTATCAAAGGCGGAAAGCGTTTACTTGGAAGGGATACAGCTAGTGATGGGTCAAATAGCACAGTGCTACCACGCACGCACAGCACATCAATATGTGCGAGCACACTTGCACACTAAACAAAATTGTGGTACCACTTTTGTGCAACGAAATATTTTATTCTGGCTGGTGGTGTGCATTACGAGGTTCAAATAATGTATGCACCACGGGAACAAACAATGCATCTCCTTGCCCGTTCAATATAACGGAACAATATTTGGCAATAATATCGTTTGGTTCAAGCTCAACCAAAGAATCAGAcacattgtttacattgccCTTGCATATGTACAAAATCGCAGAAGATATGGGACGGTCAAAATACTCCATCTTTTCGGCCAGTACATttctaattatttttatattattattgtagGCATTTGAACTACGGTACCGTACAACCTAAAACTTTGAGGACAAAAACCATCCATCCCGATTACcttcttttaaaacaaattcacGTAAGTGGAGATTTATCTTATCTCCGAAATTTAGAGTGTAGCAAGGATGATCGTTTTCCAATGACTTCGGAGCTAAGAGGAGATCAAGTTCGGATAAACGATTTATCACTTGTTCCAGATTTTTATGCCCATGCCTCAAAAGGTGCTTCTGAATTTGCAGACAATTTTCGTATGTATATGCGCTGAGTGTTCTAAGGTTTCCTAAATCATTTACCTCATCATATACGTGCAAAAGATTATGTACATTACTGCTAACATACCCTTCCCCATATATACGACCATATTCTTTTACATAAAGTGCTAGCATATCATCAGCGACTTTCCAATGGCTTTTGTAAAAGTCGGTAGACAGCATAGTTATggcacaaaaatataaaagaaaatggTCATATGCTTCTGAGGTAATGCGATCCTTCAGTACATAAATGCTAGCATAATGTAAAAATGCACTATATTCGGAAGCATTCAAAAACTTAACATCCTCCAGGGTTCGGAATTTTCTGTGGAATTCAGATGGTAGAGTAATTCCAATCAAATCTTTAGAAATGATTTTGCATGTTTCTTCCGACCATTTTAGTGCTCCTCATTGACCAAAAGTATAGCCCTGCACATTTTTACGTGTAACACCGTAGTCTATCAAATGCAGGCCATCCGCAATAGACGCAGCATTCACaatattaattttgtttaGCTTAAGGAGTGGCGTTATTTCCTTGTGATGCTCGCCATATAAACCCAAGCGAAAATTTCTCTCGGTTCTTGGAGGGAACGTTGAACCAGTAGGAAAACACATGGCTTTGGAAATTGGATGCCGATCTCCAACAACCGTGCATTTCATACATCCGTGTTTTCCTCCAAAACTTTGTACAcctattataaaaaaaaaattagaatgGTATAAGTCACGAAATAAGTTGCAAAAATCTACCTTTTATAAAAAGGCGTGCCGGTGAATCTGCAATAAAGGCACGTACTTTTATTTTCACCGAAGTGGGATTGCGGCCTAATTGAATGCGTTTTTCCATTAGCAAGTTCAACTCATCCACCAACGGAGTAAGGTTCTCGTCGACGGAAGACGGCTTTGATTGGCCGCAAAAAATAGCAACGGTCATTGGATGCACATGTGGCATCGTATGGATCCCCATTAATATTGGCCAAAATGTTGTGCGTGAACTTTTGTGCAGAGGCAACCCgtcgataaaaaaaagttagcgACAATTCAGCATTTGCTTCAAACTGCACATTCCTatcaatgtaaaaaataaatagacaATTGTATTCACAGAAAAAGGGGTGAATGTTGTTACCCACCTAAAAGTATTCGTAAGGCATGTTCTAACACCTTGGTACCAATACTGGCCTGTACCGATGTTTGTGATATTAGGCTTAGTTGCTTTATTGGTTCGCAGTAAAGTACGTGCATCCTTGGGGAGTCTATGAGTAGTTTTCTCCCGGAATATTCTAAGCAACATATTAAGCGATGTGTGTGGGATATTTGAAGATAGAGCCCAAAAGCGAATACATTCTTCCAATTAATGATTTTTGTAGAGAATAGaataagaaataataaaaatatagcaGATCGATGTATAGGCAAGTGTCAAAATGATAAGCAACCTAGGACGAGAGACGGAGCCAGAGAAAGGAAGCACAAAGTGCAGAGAAACGAGAGCGGCAGAGAAACGAGAGCGGGAGAGAAACGAATTGGAGCGATGACCACGAGAGACGAACGAAAATCGGAGAGAGCTTTGGGGACgacggagagagagaacgacaCAGCGATCAGTTTTTGGACGAATGTTGACGAGAGCGGTCATAAAGCACCAAGCATCCTAAACATCTGAAGCACGAGacagcagtaaaaaaaaagagataataaaaaaggaaaatgaaaaaaacgaatGTTGAAATTGGCGAAGACAGTTGCGGATATCACGACAATGGCGCAAACCACGCTCCCAGATCGTAAGTATAAAACGTTTTGTGGATTGAGAGCAGTGCATTGCGGGAATGGGCTGAAAGTGTTGATAGCTACTAGTACTGAacaccgctacaccacacgcacaccaacaacgactcaccgtttagccgcacgcacgtctactccacctgatcctgaaacaacatcatcacaacagtgtcaccccccggtgaatgataccttggaagcacccaactcaacacttgtttctggaccgccccaaaaccaccgtgcttcatctccgcacctacaccagtctacaatcgatcgcttttttctcaactagacgaagttccgctcattgcacgcaacaaacacgccaagcctcatgctctgaCAACGCAGCTCAATTGACTAACCGTttacccgctttatccaaccgccacaatgacaacgctaccgctgagtatttaagctgctattatcaaaacgttagaggtttgcgtactaaaacaaaagaatttcacttagctgtatcggaggctgacttcgatctcatcgcactcacggaaacttggcttgttgacaacattccatctgctcttctcttcaacaacaacttctctgtttaccgctgtgatcgctctctcagcggctctagctctcgcggtggtggtgttttgctagccgtttctaacgcatacgagtcgatagaattaccttcccgtgatcgttctctcgagtatatttgtgtgcgcgttgcCTGCaataacgcacatctgtacgtcatggtagtatacattccaccgcagcttagctccgagatatcgactcttcgctctctacatgattgtatcagcGGCTTCACTCTCATactgaagccttcggatctgctgtttgttattggcgatttcaatcagcccagcataagctggtccacagctgatccttcgtcctcgccagcatactcatcaatcacgcactatgaaccaactgcgcgctcactggccaacaacacctttgtggatggatttaaatttaacggattagtgcaacttaatcacatcaataattcgcacggacgcatgcttgacctgctctacgctaacaatgctgcagctaaattgtgttcgcctgtctttccaagtgttgttccgcttgtacctcttgactcctaccatccggcgttagacttcaatatacgtattaactcgtcgacccgacgcaattcgacgactcgacaaaactcgacgacaaccgcattttatcgttataactttgctaaagctgactatgtgaaactgaacgacatgatatcaatgtttaacaatagctttcattgttccaattttatttcacttgacgaagcagtatgttcattttcgtccttcatgctgcaagcttttgttgtatgcgtcccagttcagcgtcctaaacctaaccccccctgggcggaccgcacactcaaacgactcaaacgtgtaaaagagctgcttatcgtcactaccaaacgcgccgctgccaaagatctcgctcgatctactttgacacgcactctttatactgcagctataacaggtttcgatatcgcagatatttgagtaaaattcaacgtaacctctgcaggtggcctgactcgttttggcgcttctacaacagcaaaacaaaatccacgcatacaccgaaatccattacgtacaaaggagcaacaagtgccaacactaatgaaatgtgcaatctcttcgcggatcgcttcgcagattgcttttcaccggccatgaatgataccgataccattgatgctgctctcgtcaacactccggctggagcaattaacatgagcactcctttcatcgacagtgagatcgttttatctgccctagcgcaactaaagccttccttcgctcctggacccgacggaattccttctaccgtgctgaaacgctgtcaaacgacagtagcacctatccttgcaaaattgttcaatgcatcgctagccaatggctactttaccaaaacatggaggaaatcttggatggttcctatttacaaaaagggcgacaggacagatgccatcaactaccggggtattacatccttgtctgccattgccaaggtgttcgaactagtgatatacaaaaatctgctacatgcatgccgcagctacctaagtccgtatcaacatggattcgtgccaaaaaagtcgactaccacgaacctggttgaatttgtaacctattgcactagtcaaattgatgccggagctcaagtcgatgcaatttataccgatctaaaagcagcattcgactctcttccgcacgcaattcttctcgctaaactcgataagctaggagttcccagcccgctcgtacagtggcttaagtcttacctaattaatcgcacatacatcgtgaaaattgaaaagcacatgtccaaagaaata contains:
- the LOC120893825 gene encoding uncharacterized protein LOC120893825, whose translation is MKKTNVEIGEDSCGYHDNGANHAPRSKPNKGNKLRKALKLERKRNMLLVAKLVAIAPYLNAMKWLKDLFGSREYRLVQRQKFRSLTQGADESDLKYVKRVIASAKLCDFDEEKLTESVTEVLQLHALNSKVREAGRKVMRKGGTLTALVDKIRGYELDKTNEEIFKKTHQPEAEAIVAAVTRGRVETDSSARHPSGLRGKSIEYQGRPNWRNFRDNGNNYERQIYC